The Panicum virgatum strain AP13 chromosome 3N, P.virgatum_v5, whole genome shotgun sequence genome includes the window CCATATAGATGATGAACAGGTGTTTCTTCGTACAAGTAACAAGCTGCAATTAGGTATATTTTGCGCAAGCTATACAGAAAAAGTGGCTGACCAGCAGTGCTGGTTTGCCCTCGAAATCATCCAATATCCAGAGCTTCCCGGTCAGTGGCTCCGGGAGCTGCACGCCCACCACAAACACCGAGCAGCCAAGCACACTAGCATCAGGCTCAAATCTCGGCCAAGATCTTATCAATAAGAACCCGCGCCGATCGACATACCTCGAACTGAGGTGCGCGAAAGCGCTCCGTCCTCGCCATGCGCACCATCACCTACCCCCGGTGGCCAGCGAGGTGAGGAAGCCGCacgggcggcgatggcggggtaGCTCAAGGAGCCACAAGCGGGGCGACGAGGAGGcagcgagggaggaggggaggtggagggaggcctgtgcggcggcgacggccagggATATGGCGCGCTTCTACAGGGTGGGCCAGATCTTAGGGTATGCCATGGCATACCGGGACCACCCTGTAGGTCCGCCCctggcagcagcagccagcagcatcTGATCCAACGAGGAGGGAAAGGACGGAGGAGGAGACCGAGCAACGGAGCACGCGGGATGGCGCAGGAAAACACTTACTCTCCACGATGCACACGGCTATCACCGGGTCTGGTACgccgtgcctccgccgccgccgccgccgccgccgccggacttgaGCACGATCGACTCAATGGtctgtcgccgtcgccgtcgccgccgccgccgctgtataGTAGGGTTGCCGTGGAGACTCAATGGTCTGGTGCCACCAATGAACAATGGGCCTGGTTGGGTTGGACTGGGCTGTCGAGGCACTCAGAAAATTTGATGTACATCAAGACTTGGGCTGATTGTTGTTGATCCATCGGCCCAAATAACTCGCTCGTTTCTCTGTACATCTACGGCCCGGGTGAGATGATTGATTGGgagcgttttttttatttttatatttttcaaaatcgttttttacagaaatatattttcggtttcataatttacagatttatagccctaccgcccggctgcggggcagCCGGCCCCCTGCCGCACTCCtgcgggcggtagggaccttaatataaataaaatttatttttaatcgcattttgGCCCTTGGGGGAGGCTGCCGACCGGCAGGGGAGCGGCAGGCCCCTCCCGTAGGTTAAATCTTGACCGTCAGTGCGGCAGTGCGGCATATACTTTGGATTAGAGTGTtaatgtctttctttttcttgcttgcagtttgaaatgtgTAGGTTGATGGATGTAAATGCCAgggcgaatttgatgaggattcgagcaggatctatgatggataggaatgaacaagagtcggcctggacccgagtttcacaaagagcacattccatgcttgaagcctttggtagccGGACACCGTACGAGGACTCCTACGGttcgtctcaagcctcgacctcgtttccttgtggtcccacacAGCCTTCCTCCGCATcttattggtctcagcagcattatccaggtacgtgagaatacttactgacttcctactttgataacaacaattaattctcagttCATACAGGTGATGGACACCCAACTTAtcaacctcacggagggacccagtttagtaccatggcaccagctgcagggatatcatttcaaccaacacaagcaccaccacgacctttcggtaaatatatagtccatatcttaatttcaattaattttggtatgaagtctaattccttttgcatttacatgtaggatcacaacagttatatgatgcgggaccttcttcgtattaccctaTGACGACAGTagaaggaacgcaaggtaaatacctaatctgtatcccgaatttatcatgttcttcttatttctatgaatattttaaataatttgaacggaTTATaggatcgcaccaccagcttcctgatatggatccttcttcgtatccaccaccaacagatacgtatgatgaatatgtacccaaatatatgacttataagacgatgattaagatatcttaattgctactgcATAGGGGCCACACAGGATATCTTTGAGGCGAGCTTCGAAGACTGGAGTtggttattttctacacctaaccagcGGGCCGATCAtaccttccagacacctgtggccaccggacgtccaggtagagacgtaAGGCCTCCAGACCGTCACACCTAccctacagaccacgtccacgcacagcgtaaaagaggtcgacatggccggggtggttaggaggtgcttccagttgtttctgtatttttgttatggacatgtcgtcatgttatacttatttcgttctcagttgcgtatgtgtatgaattgctaagttatacttttcatattcatctactttactaacggtttttatttctatccaaaatatttaaaaccacatctaatgccGTACTGACGGTTAAGGTTTAACCTGCgggaggggcctgccgccccttGCAGGGCGGCGGGtaggcctaccgccccgccaccgggcgGCAGCCTCCCCCAGGGGTcaaaatgcgattaaaaataaattttatttacattaagGTCCCTACTGCCCGGGAGGAGGGCAgtagggggccggccgccccgcagccgggcggtagaggtataaatctgtaaattatgaaaccaaaaatatatttatgtaaaaaacgattttagaaaatataaaaatgaaaaaacgcTGATTGGGAATTGGGATGCTGTTATAGTAGAAGAGGACAAGGGCTAGCTTGTGAGGTAGTCCACGAGTCCTCCATGTAAAGAAAAAGAATACAATACAAATGGTACAATCAAGGGAGTTAAGAAAACTAGAAAAAGGGAGGAGAGCACTAGCACCTTGCTGGAATCCTGGATGGGTGGCCACTGCCCTGTTGGTCTGTTTCTTGACCAATGGAAAAAGGGCATGCAAATGAATACTAGCTTTGAGTTCCCTTTGTTGGGAAGAAATACTGCAAATATGAAACCCGGCATTTCACCAACGTTTGGCACGATTTTTGCTTTATCTATTTTACCCAATTAAGGTACTGCAGCGTGAAGTTATTTTGTAAACTGGATGTAAAATAAACTAGAAGCTAGATAAAACTACCTCGTCAGCTTCCGCTTCATCGGTGAAGTGATGGCCGGAGAGAAAGAGGAGAGTAGGGGGCGGACACGGGAGGATGGATGGATGTAGTGTAAAGCGCTTCCCGCCAAAACGGCTGCATCCATCAGAGAATCCCAAGCAAGCAAAGCTTTGCGTGTCTGTCTGTCGGCGTCTCTCCGATTCACTGCACTGCACTGCCCTCCGTAGTCGTACACTGCTGCACTTGACTAGCTGCATGTAGTTGGACGGCTCCTCTTCGCTTCCGTctcttttaaaaatataaaaacccatttatcaaaagaaaataaaaccCCTACTTACATGCACTTAATTAGATAATAAGCATCTCTCCTTCTTCTACTTACATGTTTATATTCCATctaaacaaataaattaattgTTTGGTTCATTTCATGCTATACATTCTCCAATGATTAGCGGTTTTAGTTCACCCGTGTGCCCACATCCTAA containing:
- the LOC120667095 gene encoding proline-rich receptor-like protein kinase PERK12 isoform X1, coding for MPWHTLRSGPPCRSAPYPWPSPPHRPPSTSPPPSLPPRRPACGSLSYPAIAARAASSPRWPPGVGDGAHGEDGALSRTSVRVLMAGFRSLAPKTRNLVVAGGLSAFVLGVYYYTMRAVGGTDELQVAIDKFEEMKKKDGGNSSNAGS